taacgttctgacatacatatatatatatatatatatatatatatatatatatatatatatatatatatatatatgaaaacagTAGATTAATGTTATGACCATTATTTAGTTATGACAATACAGCTCTCTATTAATCTATTAATTATAGATATTAATTATCTATTAATTTCACTTAAAGAAAGCTCCATTCCGATGAAAACCAAATACCTTGCATGTTGTGAGCTCTATCTTGCAATGTTCTCCATTTTTGTTTCATGTTCTAGTACGGAAGCAGGGACAAACTGCAGATTTGATGGGATTCATGTGTATGATGGTCCCTCTACATCCTCAGTATTAATTGGGACTCTGTGCGGATCCACAACAAGGACCTTCTATTCCAGCGGCAGTGACCTGACTGTAGTTTTCTACAGTGACGCGAGTAATACTGGTCAAGGCTTTGTTGCCAGATGGAACTCTCAAGGTTAGTGACCAATGTTGGCACCACACTGGGAAAATATGAAGCCGGATATTCAGTAAAGTGAGATACATTGTTTCAGGAtccatttgtttttaaatgagtGGAACTGAatgtaacataaaaaaaatcataaattaTTTTCCCAAAGTTACCAGAAGTCATTCAGCCTTGTTTTTACTGACTGGGCATCATCGTTGTGAGCACAGTCTTGAGGTAGAATAAGTCTCATTTTACTAAACACATGGTTAATGGACTGACAAATCAGCAAATACACTAATCCTGTACTTGAGCAAAAGTCAAATATTAATTATACTGCTTCAGTCAAAGTACAAAACTACCTcaatatcaaaataaaaatactctGTTATTTTAGATCTTGTTACAACATTACACATTTTTATGAATAAATTCTGTCTAAAATGTTcctgttaattaaaaaaattggaTTCATTGAAAACTagttattaattacattttttcatCAAAATACACTATGTTACAACTATCACTGGACAGAGTCAGGGCAGAGTTTAGCAAATGAGAatcttaaagaacactgaccgcctgcttgttttattattaatactataacTGACCATTTTtatggaattttttttttcatcaaatAATTTTTtcacaacagtttttttttttttttttttaatctggccCTACAGAAAATATAGTGATTTATACAACACACTAAAACCCAATCACTCCTCTGTCGGGTTGGCAGCAGCTGAAAGGCTAAGCTGAACCAAAGTCCTTATAGGCCAGTCTGTTCACTCTGTGGCCTCATTTAAAGGCCATGCTTCTCTGTTAATAAGGAAAGATCAAAATATTATTAGAAATATTATAAATTCTAAATCGCTGATAAAATCTGACTAAAACCTCATGAACAATTTGTAGCGTTTGGCTCATTAATGCACAAAAAGGTTGACACATTGAGAGGGCTGTCCCCACTGGCACATGGATGCTCCTCTGCTcagcaagctgactggctcttATTATTGATGGGtgggactgtatgagaactcctttCGTATTTGGGGTGGGAGTGTTTTTAGGACGATTTTAGGGGAAATTGTTAGGGATTATAAAAAATTAGTTAATAAGttcatttctttattaattaagTCAATTAATTCTTTAAGTATTTGTGGGCccaatgtaatatgtaatatattttacagggcccaaaatccctggcccTTGCATAAGGAAGTATAAACAGGACAGATTAAGCAGAAAGAACCTCCCTTGGCTGTTTTTAACATGATTGTTTTGccaatcaaaataaaacaaaagagtATTATTCTTATCTTTTAAAATAGGTTTGAACTACTgtttcacttttactgaacaGGCTAGATAAAGAATGTCAAGTTTTTATGCTTTTTAGAGGTAATATTATAGCATTAAACAGACTTAAAAAGTCTGGGTATTCCATTTAATTGTGGgaataaaaatataaagttTTAGCACAAGAAATTataaaaacaaagtaaaaaataatgaaaagtaaacaatattttttaaaaaacccCAGAAATTTTCAGATTTATCCAGGTTTACGAGAAGTCAATAATATAACATGTCaggatattaataatgcactctgtgtatccaaTTCATCACTGTGAACAGACACCCTAAACGTTAAGGTGCTTTTTGGAAACTGGGCCAAGTTTCCCCTATTTATTAGTAGCACACTGCTAATACAGGGTAAAGCGATGTgcgatatacactatatttgtAATTTGTAGTGGTAATTTATTAGTAAAAAGTGAAGACTGCTATGCTAAGCTTAAGTTGTTTTGATTACagtcagcttacctaagatgcTTTTTTAGAAACTGGGACTAGTTCCCCCTGATTTTCAGCACATCGCTAAATAAAATGAATGCTATGTGCTTTAAAGATTGTTTGACTTATAAACTGAAAATACGGCAAGAGTTTATGCATGAAATTTATGtatattgatgtatttatttgatgtattttaaaCAGACTTAAAAAGTCTGGGTATTCAATTTAATTGTGGGAATAAAACAATATCAAGTTTTAGcacaagaaaaaataaaacaaaaggaaaataatgaaaagtaaacaatattaaaaaacaacaacaacagaaattTCCAGATTTATCCAGATTTTACAAGAAGTCAATAATACAACATGTCAGGAGATTAATAATGCACTATGTGTATCCAATGCTGAAGTAAAAGAAATTATATTAGGCAGATTGGACCTGCCTGTGGTAGATCTGCCTTTAAAAAAACGACAGCCTGATCACACAGTCTTATCTCTTTCTATGACGCTTGACGCTTCTGCAAGCGCTTGAGTGCAGAAGGGCCATGCACCAAAAACGACTAAGAAATTAGGAAGTTTCAGAGACTGtacttttcatttcatttgttcTCCTGATGAAAGATTTCAGAATAGAAGCATTTTCACAAATGATCTCTGACCCTTAGACCCCACGTAAGTCCACTTAAGCCAGTTTTCCTGCCTCCCTACCACAGACTTCACTACAGAAGATCCTCCTGGACCCACAGAAGCTTCCACTGGAACCACAGAAGCTCTTACTGGAACCACACAAGATCTTACTGGAACCACACAAGATCTTACTGGAACCACACAAGATCTTACTGGAACCACAGAAACCTCCTCTGGTATTTGGGTCGTATGATAGCTTCTCTGGCACTGTCCTTCTTTACCCACACATTTAACTGTTAATTTGCATTTTTAAAGGTGCTCTAGAATGGAAATCAGCATTTTTCTAAGCTTATTTGGATAATAAGAGTTCTGCACAAACAACAAACATCTTCCAAACCCACAAACACCCGTAACAGCCCCCAAAGTTTAGATACGCGAATGAACAATGGACACCTTTGTTGGGAGTGCCTTTGACAGAGGCGAAGCTGGCAGCTGCTATTTCCATTGTGTCCACATTTCATAATGattgaaccaatagaaatgtccaaaatgacttttttgaAAGTTGCCAGgctaaagttgccatttttgagATACAATGTTTTCGCTTGATGATGACTATGTTCTTCCCTGGCCTCTTTCTGCTATGGCTGTTACTTTTGTAGCCCTATCTCTGTTCCCACTCCCTCAAGGTGTTAAACAGGGTGCGGTTGTTAGACCTATTCACCCACACCTTTACTGAGCCATTGCCCCATTACCCCAATCCTTCACTTGCCTTTCCTGGCAAAAAGGCAGTGAACACCACTCCCATCATCAGAAGGCTCCACAGACTACCCTGTTTCCTTTTCCATCCTTTATAAAATAATCCCAATCTGAATAATTTCCCCCACATATCCCTACTTATACCCATAATAGTCAACATACTATGCCGCAGTCCCTGCATTAAAGGTGGCAGGTCCTTTCACGGACAGGTCTTGTGAGTTGGACGGGACTTTGTATTAGAATACAACACATGACCACATACATTCTTCACGTGCTAGTCCAAGCTAGCAGTACTGCTAGTACTTTTTGCtacttattttcttaatttgAATTTGACTGGTTAAGCAGTAATGGATTTAGACAACATGCATCAATTGTGAAAATGGTTAAtgttagctctctctctctctctctctctctctctctctctctctctctctctctctctctctctctctctctctctctctctctctctctctctctctctctctctctctctctctctctctctctctctctctctctctctctctctctctctcagtcgtCAATTCCTGCAGGTGGAACTGTGGCTATAATTTCAGCACCTGCTCCTGCGACAGCTCCTGTCAGTACTATGGAAACTGTTGCTATGACTACTACAGTGAGTGAACAAATGGGGCTAAGTTGAAGTAGTTACGAATCTTTccacttcttcttctccttttatCTAAAACGAGACCGAGAAATAAGGATTAAAGCAAGACTAGAGAAAGTTAAAGGAAAACAAGAAAAGCTAAATGCTAAAGTTAAGGCTGAAAACAAGCTGGGACTCACAGCTGTAGGCTAGTCGCTACAGCTAAATAACTTGGGCTAACAACAAACAATGAACAAGGCTAtttaatgatattttattaaatgaagctatgaaatatttaattatcaaggctatattttcatatttaagaAAGAATGAGCTACAAATCATCCACCAGCGCTGTTCAGCAGTCTTTAACGCAGCACAGTCGCATATCCCTTTCCTGCTTGGGCCCTTAACATAGACACAAATAAGCAAGACAAGCAAGTACATAAAATATTATGCATTTGtttcatatatacatatcatatataaatatttcagcTATAAAACATGATTCTGACTAGTAAGAATAAGAATTGTAGATCTCCTAAACTAGATTTTAAATCTCAGTAGCTTTGTTGTAATTACAGTTACAATtctgtaaatattgtaaatCTGCATTCTGACTAGTAAACATTCtagtttaaaatataaatattcttCTTCAgtcaaatattatataatataataaacaatacttgTTCTTGTTGATTTTTAGAGTACTGTATCCTTTAAGCTCATGTTAAAGTCATACTAAGCATAGTTAAAAACATCAGTCTCTAAAGTTAGCAGAATGTAGCGACACTTGACCAAATGAAAAGTTCAAACGTCTAAAAAATGTCAGTTAATGAGAATGTTTTCAGACAGCTTTCAAAATGGCCATCAAGAAGTGTGAAGACACAGATACCCATATCTTTGTATGCAGTTTTAAAATCGCAGGAAATATTTAATAACCCACATTATTTATCTAAGATATCGAATAagataaaacacattttttatcTCTAAGTAATTTGAGCTCAAACATGAAAGTGTTTAATGGGTACGTGAGCTTGATCGGTGCGTTTACCCTACATTCCTGAGACCTGCAGCAGGTAtccaaagctaaagctaaacacaAACTAGGCCTCACAGTCGTAGGTTAATTGCAATAGCTAATAGCTAGGACTAACTGCAAACAACGAACAAGGCTCGTTATGGCTAAGATAGGCCAAATGGCTAAGGAAAAGTCGACTTGCATGTAAACTAGAGTCAGAACTGAGAAGAGACGCAGATAAGGAGAGGACGATGGCATCAGAGAAAGAGCGCATAGGCAGTGCTGTGCAGAGAGGGGGACCAGCGATTTCACGCTGAGCAGGGCCTGTTCAGTCAGTGCAGCCCTTAACCATGAGTCTGTTCTTTGTTCCAGATTACTGCCACTACACAACCACATACCCCACTACAGGTGATCTCCTTTAAACCTTTCTATCACGATTGTTTAAACGAGAGCTAAAGACTGCAGCAGTAGGTGCAGCAACGCTCTTAGCTCAAACATGGCGATGTGAACAGCAGCATGGGTGCaaatacctctctctctctctctctctctctcggacaGTCTTTACTTCCTGCAGGTGGAACTGTGGCTATAATTTCAGCACCTGCTCCTGCGACAGCTCCTGTCAGTACTATGGAAACTGTTGCTATGACTACTACAGTAAGCGCCTGCCAATCTGACACACAACAGCCATTCTGGTTCATTTGCAAAGCATGAGCTGAGCTCAGGTCTGGAGCATGCTTGCCATAGAAGCTTTTCTTTTGGTGCTGCCAGCGTGCTCATGTGTTGTCTTGTGTGTTCTTCTGTGCAGGCTACTGCTCATCCACAACCCAAGATATAGCAGGTAATATTGGAGTATTACCTGGGTGCAGGAGATTGGTCCACGTAAAATGTGTTCTCTCCTTCACCTAGTAGAAGATATTTGCATGTTTAGCAATTATGCCAGCATATCTCTGCAAGTGACATCGTCTAGTCCAGGGGTCGGGAACTGAGGGCCGAACTTTCCTGCTCTGACACACCTACTAAATCTGGCGATTAATGAGGGAGTTAAATTAGGTGTGTTTAGGCAGGAAAACCACAAAAGAAATGTGTAAGAAGGACCAGAGTTTCCTACCACTGATCTAGCTGATCTTTctgagttttcttggtcttacAGATCAATGAATTATTACACTCCAGAATTGTCATCAGAATACAATTTCTAATGAAAATCCATTCATATCCATCAATCAATGCatctataataaattatttatttatttgaaccaTAACTATATCTGGACAGACGCTGAAATGTAAGCACATTTGTGATATTTACCGAGTTGATGCGCAAATGTACATGTAACAGTCAAAGGTCCTGaattttgccatcagcagccggattCCTAGAGAGCatgattaaaagaaattaaaatgaataaatagtaaTGTTTAATCTTTAACTTTACCATTTTCTCCTGGTCTCCAGCGACTGTCCCCAGTTGTGGAGGAAGCCTGTTCGGTTCCGGGTCTCTCTCCAGCCCCAATTACCCCGGTTATTACCATGATAACGCATATTGCGTGTGGCAACTCTCTGCTCCAGCAGGGGAGAGGATCTTTCTGTCGTTTGTAGATCTTGAGTAAGTAACTGTTTAGAACGTAATGCTCGTTGTTCACATGCTCGTTGTTTATTTGGGTATCCAGTAAAGTAATGGAGGCTTATAAACACTAGCTAGCACTGTGCTCCACTAAGCTTGCTAAAGTGCTTTCAGACTATGTATGACACACTGTTATCTccaaaaatggacaaaactaCATTCAGTTAGTAAGTATGTGGCTTTGGTTGGGGCGTAAAAAGCTCAAACGTGACTTCACAAAccattttacaaccctgttattttacctccgaATTTTTTTTCACGCTATataatgttgtcacaaagcagctttacagagatctgggtccgagcctcttttgagcaaacTAGTGTCAAGAGTGAggggaagaaaccttgagaggaaccaagacaatGGCTGTTTTTTGTATTATAGTATAATTTCATCACTGTATACTGTTTAACACAATGTGACACTACTTATTGGTAATTTATAATGTTacaaggtgatgtgttggttgTTTAGTACATGTTTTTGGCCtgtattttatgattttacCAGTGGCTAAGGCCTTTGCTAATCCACAAAACTCTACCACATCTGGAGAATATGGAAGGCAGATGAATAACAATACTTATTAGTAacttataaaattatatattgtgCTTATATATTGTGTTTTAACTGCTAAGCAGTTACAACATTATAACTACAgggactggtggggctattctctggtaatagacatttgtaataacacttccgGCCTGCCAGCGGACTGTCCATTGTCTATAGGgattaacactgtaacaaaaccACTGAAATTACTACTGCATCTTGTCAGATAGTGTGGCTGCTCTCTAGTTATATCCTCTCAGTGCGATTTGTGGTTAGCAAGCTAAAAAGATTgtagccaggttagcttttagccttgcctccACTCGCTTTCCTGAGTTCGGCTTTCTCAAGTCTTCTAGGTACAAAAATTCAGAATTTCTGATGAATGATtggctccagtttggttcagctaaGGTAGTCCAATTAGTTTCTAAGGGGTGGATGTTGTAGAGAGAAGATGGCCTAACGCATATTTTAGCCTAACGCAGATTCGCTATTTGCTCcccagctgtatgtgtgcagagtttgagctccccttttgCGGAAACAGAAAAAGCCacagtcacaaggcctggtaCCCATAGcatcccataactagcagagtctggaggtgatgagcctctttccagctttgactagggctttcaCTAGCGGGCTAAATGTTGGGGGTGTAAATCTAACAAGCCAATGAGTCTTGGGGTTTTAGAACTGGCTGTTTGGGTTCTGCCAGAATTTCTTTGACATTCTACGCCCAGTTCAAAAGGTATCTTACTCTCGGTAAGTAAAAACAAGAACATGTTCTTGAAATGTTGGTTCTGGCTCTGCAACCTTCAGATTTGGCCTTATTAGCTGCTAACGCCTCTGTGTTTGTGGCTCAGACTGGAGAACTGCTGTGGCTGTGACTATGTAAACGTATATGACGGCTCTACCACGGCCTCACCGCTGCTGGGCAAGCTGTGCTACAACGGCACCCTCCAGGACTTCCGCTCGTCCTCCTCGTACTTGACGGTCCTGTTCAGGAGTGACCATTCAGTCGTGGCTCGTGGCTTCAAAGCCTCCTTCAGCAGCTCACTGCCTACAAGCACAGGTAAACACACCTGAAGGgcatacagtacaggccaagATGAATATTTGGCTGTATTAAATCAAGCATTGACTGAATACTGAAAATGCCACCTCATTAATCAACCAATCAGAGTGCAGAATTTTTCCACCACAAAGTATATGTTGATAATGTTCATTCAGTCTCTGTTCTATTGTTAAGCTAGCTGAAATGCTACTCAATTCTACCTAAATGTTGCTACAATTACAGGTTAATACCTTGTAATTCCAGTAAATCCAGACTTTTGAGCTGTTTGGTGTTTGTGGATGAGCTTCTCTGATCCACTGAAGCCCATTCTCAGCCGCTCTAACATTAGCCTGAACCCCTTTGTCGTGCAGCTAGAGTGGTCTGTTCCTCAGACAACATGAACATTGTGATTCGGAGATCATACCTGGACTCTCTTGGCATCGGCTGGCACAATCTTTACGTGGATGACCATCGCTGCAGACCCTCTGCTAACAGCTATGAGGTGTCCTTCAACTTCCCTGTTACCATGTGTGGAACCAGCAAAAAGGTAAGACAGAAAACATAAACGCTAATAATGATCCAGTAATAACTGATCAAAACTACTACTTTAAaactgacatttacatttatggcatttagctgacactcttatccagagcgacttacaaggtgactcgtattaaagaggtgagccaatgtagtgttaggagtcttacccaaggactcttattggtgtagcgcagcccaggaatcgaaccccatggtgtggtagctcactggcaggtagtggtgttatttcttgtgccacaccaaccacctaaaATCTGAAATATACACTGctaagccaaaacattaggaccACTCAGAGGAAATGGGCAGGCTGAATGACTTTGAAAAGGGCCAGACGACTGCATCACCTCTGAATCAGCAAGGCTTGTGATGGGAATTACCTTTTGATAGTGGTCCGAACATTACGTCTGATCAGCGGCAGCTCTACCTTGCAACTTGTAGGACTTGCCAGTGGTCTGCTGATGAATTTTGGTTCCAGACACCATAGGGCACCTTCAGATGGCTTATGCAATTCATGCATAAGACAGCACAAGGTAGACGAACAGCTTATTAGGTAGTTGATCACAATGTCTTGGttcatctgtgtatatacaGTTATGACAGCAGGGTGTAGTATACCCAGGTTTCATGTcaacaaaacccaaaaaaacaaaatgaaacaaaaccCCTGGTTGATTTGCACTGTGCTTCCTCCCCCGTTAGTTCAACAACGGACGCGTTGTCTACAATAACCATGTGCGAGCGGCGCCGTCCCAGTCAGGCGAGATCACGCGGCTAATCGATCAATTCCTGCTTAACGTGAGCTGCCACATGGAGCAGGACACCACGGCGGGGACGGTCTACAAGGCCAAAGAGACGATCAACAGCACCATCACTGGAACGGGCCGTTTCAACGCCACCATGGCCTTCTACCCATCCAGCAGCTTCTCCTACCCCATACTTGAATTTCCCTATGAGGTCAGGCTCAATCAGGATCTGTTCATTCAGGTGCAGCTCACCAGACCTGACAACACCCTGGACCTCTTTCTGGATACCTGTGTGGCCTCTCCCAACCATGACTTCCAGGCTCGCACCTATACCCTCCTGCGAAACGGGTAAGAACGTCAGAGGCACTTTTAAGTTGTTTGTACAGTCATGTTGTCTTGTACAGCAGCGGACCCCAACCCAGGTCCTGAAGGCTCACCAGATCCAGCGTATTATCAAGTCCTTACtgagtatgtatatataagagAAGATCATTCTTCTACTGTGCCTTCGTGTTTCAGCTGTCGGCAGGACAACACAGTCGGCATATACACCAACGGCCAGCACTACTACGCCCAGTTCCGCTTCAAGGCCTTCAAGTTCCTCCGGACGCATCCCTATGTCTTCCTGCAGTGCAGGGCGCTCGTCTGCGCCGACAACGACTATGGCTCCCGCTGTCGCCAGGGCTGCCGCATGCGCAGGAAGAGATCCCTCGACTCCGACCAGAACTCTCAAATAGTCACACTGGGCCCGATCACTCTCAAAGGTCAGTGGAACTTAGCTGCTCCTCTTCCTGTGTCCTGTGGTCCATCGTTCAGATGATCCTTCCCAACTAGGGAAATCAGAAAGTCATGTTACCAAATAGTGGCTACTACTTGTTTGCACTCTGGTGGTGACCAACTATTGGAAAAGTTAGGCAACTTATGGGTCAAATTAACTACCAGCCTTGGCCATTAATATGCAGTAGCTctaaagtttgtagacacctgctcatccagcgtttcttctggaatcaaatTTACTGTGTTATTAGAGTGAATGAACCATGGACGTGATGCTATTTATTGTTCCTGATTTATTTGCCTAAGCGAGGTTCATGGTTTGCTAGCTTGGTCCGCTAAAGTGGTTCTCTGGTCCTGGAGTATCACTGCCCTGCATGCTGTAgtgttcttcttcctccaacACGCCCAGTTCTCCTCAGGAGGGGCTTGGTAATTAGTCCACTAGTTGCACCAGGAGTGTTTGGAGCAGGGGGATCTCTCTCAATCCTGGTCCCTGAAGGGTTCACGTCCACCACATCTGACTCCAATATCCTGATATCATCCCTGGTctaatggggcagtggtggctcagcggttagagctccgggatatcgataacagggttgtgggttcgattcccgggctcggcaagctgccactgttgggcccttgagcaaggccctttaccctctctgctccccgggcgctggagttggctgcccaccgctctgggtgtgtgtgtgtactcactgcccctaacacgtgtgtgtgtgtgagtgtgtgttcactaccagatgggttaaatgcggaggacacatttcgctgtacagtccacactgtacagtgacgaatacgtgcacctttatcctttatcctttatcctaaGGGCCTTCATTAACTAAATCAGGTGTTTCATTGAATGGTGGTAGATCTCCAAGGCATCCTTCCTCTAAACCATGCAGGGCAGCAGTACTCAAGGACAGGATTGTGAACCACTGGTGTTTAAGTGGCAACATTAGTAAACGTGAGATGTTAGCATTCCACTAAAAGGGTAAACGATTTTCCTGAACTTCTTAAGACATAAAACACAGACCTTCTATTGTCACAGTTGTAACACTATCCACACTGTCCTGAGATGAGTGCTTATGATATTTTCAATCCCTAGGTGCCAAGACTGCTGCCAAGGTGGACACAGAGGAGTGAGCTCACAGCAGTCGAcctccagtccagtccagtctctACTCAATTGTTCAGCTCAACGAATGGAGCACTTATTTACTCACTGTAATTAAAAGCATCCTCAAAAGGCAAACTggtgttttttacttttcttcttaACAATTACCAGGGGTACCATAGCCCTACCAACCAACAGGAATACCATAGCTTCAACCTAGCAAAAATAGTTTACCCCTGatataccaaagcaaccacttaggaacaccttagcaacaccatagcgtATCAATGCCCTACCAACCACGAGGAATACCAAAGCTAATACCAATCTAGCACCCGCTtgaaatgccatagcaaccacttagcaaaaaaGTTTAACCCTGCAGACCATCCTTCAGGAAGTACAATACACACAGcaccaccacagcaaccacttagcaatatcTTAGAAATCAACTGAAGTAACTACCTacaaacaccttagcaaccactaaaaATGCCAAAGATACTACATATCAACACCCTAACAACTACCCCGgatatagcaaccacttagcaaaaaatAGTTACCCTAatataccaaagcaaccacttaggaacaccatagcatatggacaccctaacaaccaccaGCGATACCACAGCTacactctagcaaccacttaaatcATATCTTAGCAATCAAATGAAGTATCACAGCAAACACTTTAAGCAACTCCTAAAAAACCAAAGCAACACCCAAATAACTACctggggttaaaaaaaagaagctacCCCTGCCATACCAAAGCAAAACACTCaggaacaccacagcaaccacaatGAATACCATAGCTAATACCAATTGTGCAACCACTtgaaatgccatagcaaccacttagcaaaaacaTTTAGCTGAGCAACCATTCCGCATTTTCTTCAGGAAGTACAATAGTGACTAACAAGaagcaccacagcaaccactttgcaataTCTTAGCAAGCAACCACCTATGTACACCTTAGAAACCACTAAAATGCCAAAGCATCTACATAGCGACCACCTTGCAAAAAAATTACACCATAACATATTAATGCCCTACCAACCAACAGGAATACCATAGCTTCAACCTAGCAAGCACTTGAAATGCCATGGCAACCCTGCTGACCATCCTAGCAACAGTTTAGCAATTGCCTGAAAGTGGCAATTAGGCTGAACAACCACTCTGCATCTCCTCAGAAATCCCCTGATAAATGGAGAACTTTGAGGACTTTGACGGAAAATGAAATGAACGCAGGGTGGCCTCTGATCTTCACACAATACCGGACAAGCTCACGGGACAATAGGGTAATAAGGGTGTAGCGGAACGGTGTCACCAACATCTTAGTAATACAATCCAGGTCAGGAACGTTCTGCAACATAATTTcaatttattaacatttattaacagCAAATCCACCAGAAAATGTTCTACAATACTTACACGTTAATTTAGTTCGTTATGCTTGACAGGCTTATGAAATGTCTCGATTATAGCACCACAAAAAGATCCGACATAACAAATAACACATTTACACCATGGCACctcaggtgagagagagagagagagagagagagagagagagagagagagaggagagagagaggagagagagagagagagagagggaggaagtgaGGGTGATTGTTTTTACCAGTGTGCACACACtgcaggaaaaaaaacccaacaacacaCCAATCATTGTGTTTTACACTGAAGCTTACAGTGGACAATCGCAGGACACATAAGCTCCCACTGCTAAAATCTAGCCATTTGACCTTTGTCCTACT
The Salminus brasiliensis chromosome 10, fSalBra1.hap2, whole genome shotgun sequence genome window above contains:
- the LOC140564857 gene encoding scavenger receptor cysteine-rich domain-containing protein DMBT1-like isoform X3, producing the protein MDLTLVTILLSSSLLGETTWAWTTETTWAWTTENNWPWTTGLVGSCNARYIASSGEFASPQYPNYYPNYADCSYRISSSKGMMIRLEFTFVSTEAGTNCRFDGIHVYDGPSTSSVLIGTLCGSTTRTFYSSGSDLTVVFYSDASNTGQGFVARWNSQDFTTEDPPGPTEASTGTTEALTGTTQDLTGTTQDLTGTTQDLTGTTETSSVVNSCRWNCGYNFSTCSCDSSCQYYGNCCYDYYSYCSSTTQDIAATVPSCGGSLFGSGSLSSPNYPGYYHDNAYCVWQLSAPAGERIFLSFVDLELENCCGCDYVNVYDGSTTASPLLGKLCYNGTLQDFRSSSSYLTVLFRSDHSVVARGFKASFSSSLPTSTARVVCSSDNMNIVIRRSYLDSLGIGWHNLYVDDHRCRPSANSYEVSFNFPVTMCGTSKKFNNGRVVYNNHVRAAPSQSGEITRLIDQFLLNVSCHMEQDTTAGTVYKAKETINSTITGTGRFNATMAFYPSSSFSYPILEFPYEVRLNQDLFIQVQLTRPDNTLDLFLDTCVASPNHDFQARTYTLLRNGCRQDNTVGIYTNGQHYYAQFRFKAFKFLRTHPYVFLQCRALVCADNDYGSRCRQGCRMRRKRSLDSDQNSQIVTLGPITLKGAKTAAKVDTEE
- the LOC140564857 gene encoding CUB and zona pellucida-like domain-containing protein 1 isoform X1, whose product is MDLTLVTILLSSSLLGETTWAWTTETTWAWTTENNWPWTTGLVGSCNARYIASSGEFASPQYPNYYPNYADCSYRISSSKGMMIRLEFTFVSTEAGTNCRFDGIHVYDGPSTSSVLIGTLCGSTTRTFYSSGSDLTVVFYSDASNTGQGFVARWNSQDFTTEDPPGPTEASTGTTEALTGTTQDLTGTTQDLTGTTQDLTGTTETSSVVNSCRWNCGYNFSTCSCDSSCQYYGNCCYDYYNYCHYTTTYPTTVFTSCRWNCGYNFSTCSCDSSCQYYGNCCYDYYSYCSSTTQDIAATVPSCGGSLFGSGSLSSPNYPGYYHDNAYCVWQLSAPAGERIFLSFVDLELENCCGCDYVNVYDGSTTASPLLGKLCYNGTLQDFRSSSSYLTVLFRSDHSVVARGFKASFSSSLPTSTARVVCSSDNMNIVIRRSYLDSLGIGWHNLYVDDHRCRPSANSYEVSFNFPVTMCGTSKKFNNGRVVYNNHVRAAPSQSGEITRLIDQFLLNVSCHMEQDTTAGTVYKAKETINSTITGTGRFNATMAFYPSSSFSYPILEFPYEVRLNQDLFIQVQLTRPDNTLDLFLDTCVASPNHDFQARTYTLLRNGCRQDNTVGIYTNGQHYYAQFRFKAFKFLRTHPYVFLQCRALVCADNDYGSRCRQGCRMRRKRSLDSDQNSQIVTLGPITLKGAKTAAKVDTEE
- the LOC140564857 gene encoding CUB and zona pellucida-like domain-containing protein 1 isoform X2 — protein: MDLTLVTILLSSSLLGETTWAWTTENNWPWTTGLVGSCNARYIASSGEFASPQYPNYYPNYADCSYRISSSKGMMIRLEFTFVSTEAGTNCRFDGIHVYDGPSTSSVLIGTLCGSTTRTFYSSGSDLTVVFYSDASNTGQGFVARWNSQDFTTEDPPGPTEASTGTTEALTGTTQDLTGTTQDLTGTTQDLTGTTETSSVVNSCRWNCGYNFSTCSCDSSCQYYGNCCYDYYNYCHYTTTYPTTVFTSCRWNCGYNFSTCSCDSSCQYYGNCCYDYYSYCSSTTQDIAATVPSCGGSLFGSGSLSSPNYPGYYHDNAYCVWQLSAPAGERIFLSFVDLELENCCGCDYVNVYDGSTTASPLLGKLCYNGTLQDFRSSSSYLTVLFRSDHSVVARGFKASFSSSLPTSTARVVCSSDNMNIVIRRSYLDSLGIGWHNLYVDDHRCRPSANSYEVSFNFPVTMCGTSKKFNNGRVVYNNHVRAAPSQSGEITRLIDQFLLNVSCHMEQDTTAGTVYKAKETINSTITGTGRFNATMAFYPSSSFSYPILEFPYEVRLNQDLFIQVQLTRPDNTLDLFLDTCVASPNHDFQARTYTLLRNGCRQDNTVGIYTNGQHYYAQFRFKAFKFLRTHPYVFLQCRALVCADNDYGSRCRQGCRMRRKRSLDSDQNSQIVTLGPITLKGAKTAAKVDTEE